One window of Cydia fagiglandana chromosome 19, ilCydFagi1.1, whole genome shotgun sequence genomic DNA carries:
- the LOC134673756 gene encoding origin recognition complex subunit 6 encodes MASYNKTLQLLASKLGLSEDEKVLSKAAEFERLLQTKTVAGSTLSDTSKLVICLDLAASIFGADLDVKTAIKYSGLKPIAYASNRKTVENLLEINSSKLTVAQLCVTLQCTGIQEVAEKILEEYRRHSKVELDMSLPQYVCMAVYQAGRINKVKVSKVRINEKCRLKPAQWAMLEADWTKFVNEKFASAPRKRGRPAKNTVIADENQEMEIDTKEETPTETETEPYEDWRRRMLESAYKELEMREKENKKSPKKTPLKETQRVTPKKQLRIVIQKDLCAQKERGTPKIDNGTPKKGNGTPKKELGTLAKGGTQKESIPEEISPRKSPRKTPVKYSPYKTPTKGGGVRLLFPNFM; translated from the exons atggcTTCTTACAACAAGACTTTACAATTACTAGCTTCTAAATTGGGTTTAAGTGAGGACGAAAAGGTTTTGAG CAAGGCGGCAGAGTTCGAACGGCTACTGCAGACCAAAACCGTCGCCGGGAGCACCTTGAGCGACACCAGCAAGCTTGTGATCTGTCTGGATTTGGCTGCAAGCATTTTTGGAGCAGATCTGGACGTG AAAACCGCAATAAAATACTCCGGCTTGAAGCCCATAGCGTACGCAAGTAACCGGAAGACGGTAGAGAACCTTCTAGAAATAAACAGCAGTAAGCTGACGGTGGCCCAGTTGTGTGTGACGTTGCAGTGCACTGGAATTCAGGAGGTTGCTGAAAAGATTCTGGAGGAGTATCGGAGACATTCTAAAgtg GAGTTGGATATGAGTCTACCACAGTATGTCTGCATGGCTGTCTATCAAGCTGGAAG AATAAACAAAGTGAAAGTGTCCAAAGTGAGGATCAATGAGAAGTGTCGCCTGAAACCCGCCCAGTGGGCGATGCTCGAAGCGGACTGGACGAAATTCGTCAACGAGAAATTTGCGAGTGCACCTAGGAAAAGAGGACGGCCTGCGAAAAATACCGTGATAGCAG ATGAAAACCAAGAAATGGAAATCGACACGAAAGAAGAAACGCCAACGGAGACAGAGACAGAGCCATACGAAGACTGGAGACGGCGAATGCTCGAATCCGCCTATAAAGAACTAGAAATGAGAGAGAAAGAAAATAAGAAATCGCCCAAAAAAACACCTTTAAAAGAGACACAACGTGTCACACCGAAAAAACAGTTACGTATCGTGATTCAAAAAGATTTGTGTGCTCAAAAGGAACGCGGTACCCCTAAAATAGATAACGGTACCCCTAAAAAAGGTAATGGTACCCCCAAAAAAGAATTAGGTACCTTGGCAAAAGGCGGAACACAGAAAGAAAGTATACCAGAAGAAATATCTCCTAGAAAGTCGCCAAGGAAGACCCCAGTGAAATACTCCCCTTATAAGACCCCCACTAAAGGGGGTGGGGTGAGATTACTGTTCCCTAATTTCATGTGA